TCTGCCAACTGGCTACAAATGAGGAAGGCCCCTCACTCTGGAAGAGCAGGGCTCCAGATTGGCAAGAGAGATAAAGAGGGGTCTTTTGTATTTGTTGGAGGAAATCTGGATGAACACTAAACCTCCATGCAGAAAACACTGAAAACTGCCATGTGGAGGCAGGCCTTCAGAAGGGCAGAAAGCCAGGCATGATCCCTAACAAGCTATCCCTAACAAGTAGTTCAGTTAGGAACTGAACTACTGCTACTAAGGGCAAAGACCTTAGGTTCACCTTGTCCCACCCTTCACCCCCTATTCCCTGACACTGTCATTTTTCCTAGGCACCAAAGAAGTGTCAATCAATAATCAATCTAAAGTTGAAAAGGTTCTGATGCTGGGCACTGACATCCCACAGGGCAAAGGGTCCAGGGCTGTATCAAGAGGCCACACTAACTCCCACTAACAGGGAATCACTTGGTCCCAGGCCAGCCCCCTAAGTGGCTCCTCCTTCAGAAGCCAGCAAGGTGAATGTAGTGAAAGAGCATCAGCTCAGAATCAAGGGAGGCCCAGGTCTGAACTCTGGCTCCGCCACATACCTGCTGTGCAACTTCACAGCGAGTGACTTCACCTTTCCTCACTTGGCTCATCTTACTCCCTTGCGGTTGCTGCGACAACTAAATGAGATAAAGAATGTGAAAGTGACCTGCAGAATCCAGGGCATAGAGTGGATGCTCAGTTAATAttacttccttccctttccccttcctcctcacagacCTCAGTCAGCTGCTTCCTTTTGCTTTTCAGAGAAGCCACCCATTCTTTCTCGGAATTCAACTCCCTTCCAGAGTGGCTGCGGTGCAACCACCTCCCCACTCCTTCGATGCCCCGCAAATAAGTACACAGGTACTTTTCATTAAAGGGTTTTACTGCTAACCCTGGGGAAACAGATGCACGTTGGGACGGGGGTGACAAGTCACAGACAGGAGGGAGTGTGAGGGTCCCTGGATCATGGCTTCTCGAGGGCTTCCCTTTCATTCCGAAAGTAGGACCTCAGGCCTCTTCTCCGGGCCAAGGGGGCCCCTTTCTCCCCTGCTCCTCCCAGCCCAGGTGAGGCACAGCAGGTGGGAACTAGTGGACCACTGCAGTGTGCCCTAAGCGGTCCACATACTGTACAGAGGCCCTCCGGACAGTGATGCCCACCTCACAGGTACTTCCTCAAAGGCCAGGGGACGGTTGCCCAAATGATATGAGCATGTCCTAAGCctaccttatttttctctttcaccccAAGGAGGTGAAGCCAAGACGGGGTCCTCTGACTTTCTACCACAAGAAATCGGCCTGGAAAAAAGTGAAGATTTTTACTCAGAGTCCCTTCTCAGGACTTCCTGGAGATCCCGGCTTCAGAGGCAACAGAAAACCGTTCTCCAAAGTGGGAGGAAGGGCTTGAGGTCAAGGGGGGCAGCAGGAGATCCTTAAGATCTTTCTGCACTAGGTTGGGGTCCCACgctctgctctctctcttcctcgCCCTCTTCAGCTGGAATCTTTCCCAGCCTGCTCTCCCCGGTGAGTTTTCTGGTGGCGGATGAGATTGGAGCTCCGGGAGAAGTGCTTCCCGCACAGCGTGCACCGGTAGGGCTTCTCGCCCCTGTGGGTCCTCTGGTGCGCCCCGAAGTTGGAGATGTCGCTGAAGGTCCGCCCGCACTCGGCGCACTCATAGGGCCGCTCACCCGTGTGGGTGCGGTGGTGCACGCCGAAGCTGGAGCTGTTGCTGAAGCTCTTCCCGCACTCGCAGCAGATGTAGGGCGCCGGCTCCAGGTGGGTCCGGTAGTGCACGGCCAGCGCCGAGCTCTGGCTGAAGCTCTTGCCACAGATGTCACAGCGGAAGGGCCGCCTGCCCAGGTGGTCCTGCTGGTGCGTGGTGAGGTCCGAGTGCCGCCGGAAGCTCTCCTCGCAGTTGGGGCACTTATAGTGCTTCTCCTCCAGGTGGATGCGCTCGTGCCGGATGCGGTTGGAGCTTCTCGAGAAGCTCTTGCCACACTCAGAACACTGGTAGGGTTTCTCGCCTGTGTGGATCCGCTGGTGTGTTCTCAGGTTGGAGGTATTATTGAAGGTTTTGCCACACTGGGCACATATAAAGGGCTTCTCAGCAGCCTCGGGCCTCGGACGAGCAGAGCGGTCCTCTGGCTCTCCAGCGGGGACAGCGCCGTCCTGCGGTGGCCCCTCTGACAGGCTTGCTTGCCCATGCTCTTTCTCCCCATCTGGGATCCAAGAACCCTCTGAGTCATCCACTCTCCATGGCTTAGTACCCCGCTCCCCTTCCTCAGGCAGGTGCTGCTCTGGGCTCTGCTCCTTCTCACTGCCCATCTCTGAACCCTGAGAATgaacacaaatggccaacaccTTTATTCCTTGGGTCAGGCCAGACCCCAGGGAATCTTTCGTCCTGGCTGAAGGGGTGGGTATACACCATCCCTATGGAACCATCCATCAGAAATAACCTCAATTAACTGGAATGCTTGGATAGAATGCCTTTACTTACTTTCAAGTGACAAACTTCCACAGATATTTAAAGCTACCCACCAGAGCAAAAAGAAGGCCCCAGCTTTGTCCACCCCCAGAAGATATTTGTATGAGTTGCATAATGTCACTTTTCTTAATACCACTAAACAATGACAGTCTAGACTCTAATTCACCTACAAGTAAAGGAGCTTCCATTTGGGGATGAGTTCAATTTTTCTGCCTAACTGTAAGTTAACTGAAATTCCCattatgtttaatcttttttgaAAAGCCTTCCTTAAAAGTATCCACCTATTTGCCTGCtttcaaaatgaagataacagAATCTCTAATTCTTGAGGCTCTCCTACTCGTTTACAAGGCCCAGCTTTGGATCCTCTTAAGTGTGCACCTCATCCCTTCCCCAGACCTCACCATAGTCTAGCAAATACAGGCTTGACATCTGGGTCCTCCAAGACCCACTGAGGGCCTGGGCTGTGTCTGTTCTGATTGGTCAGGACCCACTTCCACTCAAACACCACACACAGTGGTGCGTACACAGATAGTCTCACACAGACTCACACCACACAGCCATACTCACATACCAAACACACTCAGCCACTCTcacaacacacatacatatcatGCAGTCACACACGTacataccacacacaccacacacagccCTCCCACACACAGAACCACATTCATGGCTATACAattacacaccatacacacaTCCAGCTATactcacacaccacacacagtcTCCCAGACACA
This sequence is a window from Physeter macrocephalus isolate SW-GA chromosome 3, ASM283717v5, whole genome shotgun sequence. Protein-coding genes within it:
- the ZNF691 gene encoding zinc finger protein 691; its protein translation is MGSEKEQSPEQHLPEEGERGTKPWRVDDSEGSWIPDGEKEHGQASLSEGPPQDGAVPAGEPEDRSARPRPEAAEKPFICAQCGKTFNNTSNLRTHQRIHTGEKPYQCSECGKSFSRSSNRIRHERIHLEEKHYKCPNCEESFRRHSDLTTHQQDHLGRRPFRCDICGKSFSQSSALAVHYRTHLEPAPYICCECGKSFSNSSSFGVHHRTHTGERPYECAECGRTFSDISNFGAHQRTHRGEKPYRCTLCGKHFSRSSNLIRHQKTHRGEQAGKDSS